A window of Metabacillus sp. B2-18 contains these coding sequences:
- a CDS encoding GAF domain-containing sensor histidine kinase has product MRGKDNRIHELNTLKTIAEKLNEATDVEEMLSDVLRELLDVTELPTGWIFLIDEKGHYELAADYALPAALMREQKRPMCQGGCWCLDQYQDGRLKKAVNIISCKRIEEAIEHKWGNTMGITHHATVPLRAGNEKFGVLNVASPHKKKFTEEELALLESVAFQIGTAMKRIQLVEKERSHALTEERNRLAQDLHDSVNQLLFSIMLTARGTKEMTEQEDVKEMLTYMQELSQEALTEMKGLIWQLRPQGLENGITAALCNYANVLGLKLECNIEGVCTLPNHIEEELWKIGQEALNNCKKHAETNEISFELSKTESTVMMVVEDNGRGFHYDESTSIPSLGLKGMRERVTKLKGRFSLQSTLGIGTKIEINIPLK; this is encoded by the coding sequence ATGAGGGGAAAAGATAATCGAATCCATGAGTTAAATACATTAAAAACAATAGCTGAGAAACTAAACGAAGCAACAGATGTTGAGGAAATGTTGAGCGACGTGTTAAGAGAGTTACTCGATGTGACAGAGCTACCGACTGGGTGGATATTTTTAATAGATGAAAAAGGTCATTATGAATTAGCAGCTGATTATGCTTTACCTGCTGCATTGATGAGGGAGCAAAAGAGACCGATGTGTCAGGGAGGCTGCTGGTGTCTTGATCAGTATCAGGATGGAAGGTTGAAGAAAGCTGTTAATATCATCTCATGTAAACGTATTGAAGAAGCAATCGAACACAAATGGGGAAATACAATGGGAATTACACATCATGCAACAGTGCCTTTACGGGCAGGAAACGAAAAATTTGGTGTTCTAAATGTAGCCTCTCCTCATAAAAAGAAGTTTACAGAAGAAGAGTTGGCGTTGTTGGAGTCAGTTGCTTTTCAAATTGGGACAGCGATGAAGCGGATACAGCTTGTTGAGAAAGAAAGATCTCATGCATTAACTGAGGAGAGAAATAGACTTGCTCAAGATTTACATGATTCAGTTAATCAACTATTATTTTCGATTATGTTAACAGCACGCGGAACAAAGGAGATGACGGAGCAAGAAGATGTGAAAGAAATGTTGACCTATATGCAGGAGCTCTCTCAAGAAGCTTTAACTGAAATGAAAGGCCTCATCTGGCAACTTAGGCCACAGGGGTTAGAAAATGGTATTACGGCTGCATTATGCAATTATGCAAATGTATTAGGATTAAAGCTTGAATGCAATATTGAAGGTGTATGTACACTTCCAAATCATATAGAAGAAGAGTTATGGAAGATCGGGCAAGAGGCATTAAATAACTGTAAAAAGCATGCTGAAACAAATGAAATCAGCTTTGAGCTAAGTAAAACAGAATCTACTGTGATGATGGTAGTTGAGGATAACGGAAGAGGTTTTCATTACGATGAGAGCACTTCAATTCCCTCTTTAGGGCTAAAAGGGATGAGAGAAAGAGTAACAAAATTAAAAGGGCGATTCTCATTACAAAGCACACTAGGCATTGGCACGAAGATTGAAATTAACATTCCGTTAAAATGA
- a CDS encoding response regulator, whose translation MTKIKVVIADDHHMVRRGLLFFLKTQQDIEVIGEAKNGQEAVEMVSKLNPDVVLMDLSMPVMDGVMATKAIREAGHAVKIIILTSYADQDHVIPAIRAGASGYQLKDIEPDELVQTIRDVLKGESKLHQKVTSHVITHLSGLNSSQQTKLDELTRREKEVLNELAKGKSNKEIASALYITEKTVKTHISNILSKLQLSDRTQAAIYAVKNGYLEKD comes from the coding sequence ATGACGAAAATAAAAGTGGTTATTGCAGATGATCATCATATGGTACGAAGAGGATTGCTCTTTTTTCTTAAAACGCAACAAGATATAGAGGTAATAGGTGAGGCGAAAAATGGTCAGGAAGCGGTGGAAATGGTTTCAAAGCTAAATCCTGATGTTGTATTAATGGATCTATCGATGCCGGTTATGGATGGAGTGATGGCAACAAAAGCAATAAGAGAAGCCGGTCATGCAGTTAAAATTATCATCCTAACTAGCTATGCAGATCAAGATCATGTCATTCCCGCAATTCGTGCTGGAGCATCTGGTTATCAATTAAAAGATATTGAGCCGGATGAACTTGTCCAAACAATACGAGATGTATTAAAGGGAGAAAGTAAGTTGCATCAAAAGGTAACGTCACATGTCATAACACATCTCTCCGGGTTAAATTCAAGTCAACAAACAAAGCTGGATGAATTAACAAGACGAGAGAAGGAAGTTTTGAACGAGCTCGCAAAAGGGAAAAGCAATAAAGAAATAGCAAGTGCATTGTATATTACCGAAAAAACAGTTAAAACGCATATATCAAATATTCTCTCAAAATTACAGCTTTCTGATCGGACTCAAGCAGCTATTTATGCTGTGAAAAATGGATACTTAGAAAAAGATTAA
- a CDS encoding NADPH-dependent FMN reductase has product MDLLVLNGGPRKTGRTKMAASFIEKTYNANTFDLSEKELPLFNGDESRAQLQVIQELKKAVSDADAVVLLSPEYHNGMSGALKNALDFLSSEQFSNKPVAIISVAGGGKGGINALNNMRTVMRGVYAHVIPKQVVLDPHCFNYDQKGLVEESATLVHSLIKELMLYTEAFQKIS; this is encoded by the coding sequence ATGGATTTGTTAGTGTTGAATGGTGGGCCAAGAAAAACTGGAAGAACGAAAATGGCCGCATCTTTTATAGAGAAAACATACAATGCCAATACGTTTGATTTAAGTGAAAAAGAACTGCCACTATTTAATGGAGACGAATCTCGTGCTCAGCTTCAAGTGATTCAGGAATTAAAAAAAGCTGTCTCTGACGCAGATGCTGTTGTTCTACTATCACCAGAGTATCATAACGGAATGAGCGGAGCTTTAAAGAATGCCCTAGATTTTTTAAGTAGTGAACAGTTTTCCAATAAGCCTGTTGCAATCATATCAGTAGCAGGTGGTGGCAAGGGAGGAATCAACGCTTTAAATAACATGAGAACAGTCATGAGAGGTGTATATGCACATGTGATTCCAAAACAAGTGGTCCTCGATCCTCATTGTTTTAATTATGATCAAAAAGGCTTGGTCGAGGAATCAGCTACACTTGTTCACTCATTAATAAAAGAATTAATGTTATACACAGAAGCATTTCAAAAAATTAGTTAA
- a CDS encoding YhdB family protein — protein MNSVDYDKALYYTHRSQWDNLLILMVRTKDDFLSKKIEHFLHAYNFEHDYTEVEKQLYSLLRYIDHAVEEEPELEFLQ, from the coding sequence ATGAACAGTGTAGATTATGATAAAGCATTATATTACACACATCGTTCACAATGGGATAACTTGCTTATTCTTATGGTCCGTACTAAAGATGATTTTTTGTCAAAAAAAATTGAGCATTTTCTACATGCCTATAATTTTGAACATGACTATACAGAAGTTGAAAAACAGCTTTATTCATTGTTAAGATATATCGATCACGCTGTCGAGGAAGAACCTGAATTAGAATTTTTACAGTAA
- a CDS encoding M14 family zinc carboxypeptidase: MVKKVIVFLVIFLFVQNVKAEETEMYTYKSMKTEMLELSKRYGLEVKEFGHSEFGRDLLAIKVGKGKRSILITGSHHGREWLSTHIIMAMIKEYAIAYKQKQTFLGHNLNILDDVSIWFVPMVNPDGVTIQQQGIDHFPFLLQEIFVDMNEGERNFLRWKANALGVDLNRQYPAGWENIKGDTGYASYSHYKGKKTFEAKETRALVDFTEEIQPLTSAAYHTSGRELYWYYYNELSNLQRDHELVDKIAKKTGYEVSYPPFNAIGGGYTDWFIQTYQRPALTIELSYLVKETNPPLSVFLEEWKRNKEVALIMCEFAKEELVEK; the protein is encoded by the coding sequence ATGGTAAAGAAAGTAATAGTCTTTTTGGTTATTTTCCTCTTCGTACAGAATGTGAAAGCCGAAGAGACTGAAATGTATACATATAAATCAATGAAAACTGAGATGTTAGAACTTTCTAAACGATATGGGCTAGAAGTAAAAGAATTTGGACATTCAGAATTTGGGCGAGACCTCCTTGCTATAAAAGTTGGTAAAGGAAAGAGGTCTATCTTAATAACAGGAAGTCATCATGGTCGAGAGTGGCTCTCAACACATATCATTATGGCAATGATTAAGGAATATGCAATTGCTTATAAGCAAAAGCAAACATTTCTTGGGCATAATCTGAATATATTAGATGATGTATCGATATGGTTTGTCCCGATGGTTAATCCAGATGGAGTGACCATACAGCAGCAGGGGATTGATCACTTTCCGTTTCTTCTTCAGGAAATATTCGTTGATATGAACGAAGGTGAAAGAAATTTTTTAAGATGGAAAGCCAACGCACTTGGAGTGGACTTAAATAGACAATATCCTGCTGGGTGGGAGAATATTAAAGGTGATACAGGTTATGCTTCTTATTCTCACTACAAAGGGAAAAAAACTTTTGAAGCAAAAGAGACTAGGGCGCTAGTGGATTTTACCGAGGAAATCCAGCCTCTTACATCAGCTGCATATCATACTTCAGGACGTGAGCTTTATTGGTACTATTATAATGAGTTAAGCAATCTTCAAAGAGATCATGAATTAGTTGATAAAATTGCAAAAAAAACAGGATATGAAGTTTCTTACCCACCTTTTAATGCAATCGGGGGTGGGTATACAGATTGGTTTATTCAAACATATCAAAGACCTGCACTCACGATTGAGCTCAGTTATCTAGTTAAAGAAACAAACCCTCCATTATCAGTGTTTTTAGAGGAATGGAAGAGAAACAAAGAAGTTGCATTAATTATGTGTGAGTTTGCAAAAGAAGAATTAGTCGAAAAATAA
- a CDS encoding DUF3889 domain-containing protein, which produces MKKNSLSKLLITFVALFIVLTAGMKAYGEPNPDETDYKKWSQIAVSSVKEKYPDAELTDYKYVGRKEVNENETRDTFHIKCTQKNRSFIVKADVVFNPTNGKLITVNIEELREGGL; this is translated from the coding sequence ATGAAGAAAAATTCTCTGTCTAAACTCTTAATTACATTTGTAGCATTATTTATAGTACTAACAGCAGGAATGAAAGCATATGGAGAACCAAATCCGGATGAAACTGACTACAAAAAATGGAGTCAAATTGCAGTTTCCTCTGTAAAAGAAAAATACCCCGATGCTGAACTAACTGATTATAAATATGTGGGGCGTAAGGAAGTTAACGAAAATGAAACAAGGGATACATTTCATATTAAATGTACTCAAAAAAACAGATCATTTATTGTAAAAGCTGATGTTGTGTTCAATCCAACAAACGGAAAGCTTATTACTGTTAATATAGAAGAACTTAGAGAAGGTGGACTTTAA
- a CDS encoding RrF2 family transcriptional regulator gives MRLTLYTDYSLRVLVYLATKPKEELSNIKEIAEIYNISKNHLMKVTYELGKMNVIETIRGRNGGIRLAKLPEEINIGEIVRKTEEDFHLVECFDKENNQCVISPACGLKHVLNKALQAYLEVLDQYTLADVSKNQSALLSYFSLNK, from the coding sequence ATGCGCTTAACTCTTTATACAGATTACTCATTAAGAGTCCTAGTATATTTAGCAACAAAACCAAAGGAAGAACTCTCTAACATCAAAGAAATTGCAGAGATTTATAATATTTCTAAAAACCATTTAATGAAGGTAACATATGAGCTTGGAAAAATGAATGTAATTGAAACGATCCGCGGTAGAAATGGTGGAATTCGATTAGCAAAATTACCTGAGGAAATAAATATAGGTGAAATTGTACGCAAAACTGAGGAAGACTTTCATCTTGTTGAATGCTTTGATAAGGAAAATAATCAATGTGTTATTTCACCGGCATGCGGACTTAAACATGTTTTAAATAAGGCACTTCAAGCATACTTGGAAGTCTTAGATCAATATACTTTAGCAGATGTTTCCAAAAATCAGTCTGCTCTGTTAAGTTACTTTTCATTAAATAAATAA
- the hmpA gene encoding NO-inducible flavohemoprotein, with protein sequence MLSNKTIEIVKSTATVLADRGTEITTHFYNSLFNDYPELLNIFNHANQKQGRQQAALANTVYAAATYIDQLEVLLPAVKQIAHKHRSLNVKKEHYPIVGEYLLKAIKEVLGDVATPEIIEAWGEAYHVIAQVFIDVEQEMYVQAKEEAWDEFRPFRVVNKVKESSLITSFYLEPVDGSKVPNFIPGQFVTVRLAIPGEKYLFNRQYSLSDAPGKNRFRISVKRERDHVKEDGTVSNYLHDFININDEIELTAPAGDFVLEDQKNQTVYLISGGVGVTPMMSMLNYLADSQSEREVTFIHAAKDGEVHAFAEETQKSIQSLANAKEYIIYETPNEQDLKNQNFVAKGYINAELLNKLIDKKGAFYICGPVAFMKNVIGYLENIGVETENIHYEFFGPSVSLKDYQNV encoded by the coding sequence ATGTTATCCAATAAAACAATTGAAATTGTCAAATCAACAGCAACTGTTCTAGCTGATCGAGGAACAGAGATTACAACTCATTTTTATAACAGTTTATTTAATGATTACCCAGAGCTATTAAATATTTTTAACCACGCAAATCAAAAGCAAGGAAGACAACAAGCAGCTCTTGCAAACACAGTTTATGCAGCAGCTACATATATCGATCAATTAGAAGTACTTTTACCAGCTGTAAAGCAAATTGCTCATAAACATAGAAGCTTAAATGTAAAGAAGGAACATTATCCAATCGTAGGAGAATATTTATTAAAGGCAATCAAAGAGGTGTTAGGAGATGTGGCTACACCAGAAATCATTGAGGCATGGGGAGAAGCTTATCATGTGATTGCTCAAGTATTTATTGATGTGGAGCAGGAAATGTATGTTCAAGCAAAAGAAGAAGCATGGGATGAATTCAGACCATTCCGTGTAGTAAATAAAGTAAAAGAAAGCTCACTTATTACCTCTTTTTATTTAGAGCCGGTTGATGGTTCAAAAGTTCCGAATTTTATTCCAGGACAATTTGTGACAGTCCGCCTTGCTATCCCAGGTGAAAAATATCTTTTTAACAGACAATACAGCTTATCTGATGCACCTGGTAAAAATAGATTCAGAATCTCTGTTAAAAGAGAAAGAGACCATGTCAAAGAAGATGGAACGGTATCTAACTATTTGCATGATTTCATAAACATAAATGACGAAATTGAATTAACAGCTCCAGCCGGTGATTTTGTACTAGAAGATCAAAAGAATCAAACAGTTTATTTAATAAGTGGTGGTGTTGGGGTTACACCAATGATGAGTATGCTAAACTATTTGGCTGATTCTCAATCTGAAAGAGAAGTAACATTTATACATGCAGCAAAAGATGGAGAAGTTCATGCTTTCGCCGAGGAAACACAAAAAAGCATTCAGTCTTTAGCAAATGCGAAGGAATATATAATATACGAAACGCCGAATGAGCAAGATCTTAAGAATCAAAACTTTGTAGCAAAAGGGTATATTAATGCAGAGCTTCTGAATAAATTAATAGATAAAAAGGGAGCTTTTTATATCTGTGGTCCGGTAGCTTTCATGAAAAATGTGATTGGATATCTAGAAAATATTGGCGTTGAAACAGAAAATATTCATTATGAATTTTTTGGTCCATCGGTTAGTTTGAAGGATTATCAGAATGTTTGA
- a CDS encoding SpoVR family protein has translation MKETDQKALEYAISEITEVAKGFGLDFYPMRYEICPADIIYTFGAYGMPTRFSHWSFGKQFHKMKLQYDLGLSKIYELVINSDPCYAFLLDTNSLIQNKLIVAHVLAHCDFFKNNSRFSNTKREMVESMSATAERIKHYEILYGRHEVETFLDAVLSIQEHIDPSLVRPKLSWSIDDIEFDETEEEKAATPYDDLWNLDKKQEKKIVSKKKRKKLPPSPEKDILLFIEEYSRELEDWQRDILTMMREEMLYFWPQLETKIMNEGWASYWHQRIIRELDLTSDEAVEFAKLNAGVVQPSKTSINPYYLGLKIFEDIEERYNNPTEEMKMFGAKPGSGREKMFEVREVESDISFIRNYLTKDLVLREDMYLFQKQGRDYKIVDKEWEGVRDQLVSMRVNGGFPYITVNDGDYLKNNELYLKHWFEDIELDLKYLEKVLPYVYQLWGRPVHMESVLEGKAVLFSYDGKSVSRKYL, from the coding sequence ATGAAAGAAACTGATCAAAAGGCCCTGGAATATGCAATTTCAGAAATTACCGAGGTTGCTAAAGGCTTTGGACTTGATTTTTATCCAATGAGATATGAGATTTGCCCTGCTGATATTATTTATACATTCGGTGCTTATGGTATGCCAACAAGATTTTCACACTGGAGCTTTGGGAAGCAATTTCATAAAATGAAGCTTCAATATGATTTAGGTTTAAGTAAAATTTATGAACTTGTCATAAACTCAGACCCATGCTATGCCTTCCTATTAGATACGAACTCCCTTATTCAGAACAAATTAATTGTTGCCCACGTTTTAGCTCATTGTGACTTCTTTAAAAATAATTCTCGATTCAGCAATACAAAAAGGGAAATGGTTGAGAGTATGTCAGCCACTGCAGAACGAATTAAGCATTATGAAATCCTATACGGTAGACATGAAGTTGAGACATTCTTGGATGCAGTCCTTTCCATTCAAGAGCATATTGATCCATCACTTGTTCGACCAAAACTTTCTTGGTCCATTGATGATATTGAATTTGATGAGACTGAAGAGGAAAAAGCAGCAACACCTTATGATGACTTATGGAATCTTGATAAAAAGCAAGAAAAAAAGATTGTCTCCAAAAAGAAAAGAAAGAAGCTTCCGCCATCTCCCGAAAAAGACATTCTTTTATTCATTGAAGAATATAGCCGGGAGTTAGAAGATTGGCAGCGTGATATTTTAACAATGATGCGTGAAGAAATGCTTTATTTTTGGCCTCAATTAGAAACGAAGATCATGAACGAAGGCTGGGCTTCGTATTGGCATCAACGTATTATCCGAGAGCTGGATCTTACTTCTGATGAAGCAGTAGAGTTCGCAAAGCTGAATGCTGGTGTTGTACAGCCATCAAAAACGAGTATTAATCCATATTATCTTGGCTTGAAAATCTTTGAAGATATAGAAGAACGCTATAATAATCCAACAGAAGAAATGAAAATGTTTGGAGCGAAGCCAGGATCCGGTCGAGAAAAAATGTTTGAGGTTCGTGAAGTAGAATCAGATATCTCATTTATCCGCAATTATTTAACAAAGGATCTCGTGTTAAGAGAAGATATGTATCTTTTCCAAAAGCAAGGACGCGATTATAAAATTGTTGATAAAGAGTGGGAAGGGGTTCGTGATCAACTGGTTAGTATGCGGGTGAACGGTGGATTCCCTTATATTACAGTTAACGATGGAGATTACTTAAAAAACAACGAACTTTACCTAAAGCATTGGTTTGAGGATATTGAGCTTGATTTAAAGTATTTAGAGAAAGTTCTTCCATACGTGTATCAGCTTTGGGGGAGACCAGTGCACATGGAGAGTGTTTTAGAAGGAAAAGCTGTATTGTTTTCTTATGATGGGAAGAGTGTGTCGAGGAAGTATTTATAG
- a CDS encoding metal-sensitive transcriptional regulator, which produces MEYNDQMKNRVKRIEGQLRGILRMMEEGKDCKEVITQLSATRTAIDRTIGVVVSSNLVECVRHAEETGEHSTEELVKEAVNLLVKSR; this is translated from the coding sequence ATGGAATATAATGATCAAATGAAAAATAGAGTAAAGCGAATTGAAGGTCAACTTAGAGGTATTTTACGTATGATGGAAGAAGGAAAAGATTGTAAGGAAGTTATTACGCAGTTGTCTGCAACAAGAACAGCGATTGATCGAACAATCGGGGTTGTTGTTAGTTCAAACTTAGTTGAATGTGTTCGTCATGCTGAAGAAACTGGAGAACACAGTACAGAAGAATTAGTGAAAGAAGCTGTAAATTTACTTGTAAAAAGTCGCTAA
- a CDS encoding sulfurtransferase TusA family protein — protein sequence MNIDKVLDAKGLACPMPIVKTKKAMNELESGQVLEIHVTDKGAKNDLTAWAKSGGHEFLKHVEEDQVLKFWIKKG from the coding sequence ATGAATATAGATAAAGTTTTAGATGCAAAAGGTTTAGCTTGTCCAATGCCAATCGTAAAAACAAAAAAGGCTATGAATGAATTAGAATCTGGTCAAGTATTAGAGATTCATGTAACAGATAAAGGAGCAAAAAATGATTTAACTGCTTGGGCTAAGTCTGGTGGTCATGAGTTTTTAAAGCATGTGGAAGAGGATCAAGTATTGAAATTTTGGATTAAAAAAGGATAA
- a CDS encoding DsrE/DsrF/DrsH-like family protein: MTEKKKTTIVLFSGDYDKAMAAYIIANGAAAYDHEVTIFHTFWGLNALRKDENIQVKKSLMEKMFGKMMPRGAEKMGLSKMNFAGFGPKMIKDVMKKHNAMPLSNLIEMAQEQEVNLVACTMTMDLLGLKEEELLDNIDYAGVAAYLADAEEGNVNLFI, translated from the coding sequence GTGACAGAAAAGAAAAAAACAACGATTGTATTATTCAGTGGTGATTATGACAAAGCAATGGCCGCCTATATTATTGCGAACGGTGCGGCTGCCTATGATCATGAAGTAACAATCTTTCATACATTTTGGGGATTAAATGCTTTACGTAAAGATGAAAATATACAAGTGAAGAAAAGTCTTATGGAAAAGATGTTTGGCAAGATGATGCCTAGAGGCGCAGAAAAAATGGGATTGTCTAAAATGAACTTTGCTGGCTTCGGTCCAAAAATGATCAAAGATGTGATGAAGAAGCACAATGCAATGCCTCTTTCAAATTTAATTGAAATGGCACAAGAACAAGAGGTGAACCTAGTAGCTTGCACGATGACTATGGATTTACTAGGCCTTAAAGAAGAAGAACTGTTAGACAATATTGATTATGCTGGTGTTGCAGCATACTTAGCAGATGCAGAAGAAGGAAATGTGAATTTATTTATCTAA
- a CDS encoding rhodanese-like domain-containing protein, with amino-acid sequence MEYINYIVIALFVLFILNRIIPAKGVKHISTVELKNELKDKNKQFVDVRTRGEFSGNRIKEFKNIPLHELSQKARNELSKDKEVIVICQSGMRSQKASKMLKKLGFTNVTNVKGGMSAWR; translated from the coding sequence GTGGAATACATCAACTATATCGTCATTGCCCTTTTCGTACTTTTTATCTTGAACAGGATTATCCCTGCTAAAGGAGTAAAACATATCTCGACAGTTGAATTGAAAAATGAATTAAAAGATAAAAATAAGCAGTTTGTTGATGTGAGAACACGTGGTGAATTTTCTGGGAATCGCATTAAAGAATTTAAAAATATCCCTCTTCATGAACTCAGTCAAAAAGCCAGGAATGAATTATCTAAAGACAAAGAAGTTATTGTGATCTGTCAAAGTGGTATGCGAAGTCAAAAGGCTAGTAAAATGTTGAAAAAATTAGGATTCACCAATGTAACAAATGTAAAAGGCGGTATGAGCGCTTGGAGATAA
- a CDS encoding rhodanese-like domain-containing protein, whose translation MKQFKAKEVENMLTQGQSVNIIDVREVEEVEAGKIPGSIHIPLGLLEFRMNELDKSKEYILVCRSGGRSGRAYQFLENQGFNVTNMTGGMLDWEGETN comes from the coding sequence ATGAAACAATTTAAGGCAAAAGAAGTAGAAAATATGTTAACTCAAGGTCAAAGTGTAAACATCATTGACGTGAGAGAAGTGGAAGAGGTGGAAGCTGGGAAAATTCCTGGTTCTATTCATATTCCATTAGGGTTATTAGAATTTCGTATGAATGAACTGGATAAGTCAAAAGAATATATATTGGTTTGTCGATCAGGCGGTAGAAGTGGTCGTGCATATCAGTTCTTAGAAAACCAAGGATTTAATGTGACTAATATGACCGGTGGAATGCTTGACTGGGAAGGCGAGACAAACTAA
- a CDS encoding sulfurtransferase TusA family protein: MNSLKTDFLVDAKGLACPMPIVRTKKAMNEIEAGQVLEVQATDKGSKADIQAWAKSSGHQYLGTLVEGDVLKHYLRKSSNDDTIEKKHPHVTSNEELEKKLEARENIVVLDVRESAEYAFNHIPNAISIPLGELEKRVSELNQDDEIYVVCRTGSRSDLASQKLAEKGFAKVNNVVPGMNEWSGITSNLTK; encoded by the coding sequence ATGAACTCGTTAAAAACAGATTTCTTAGTAGATGCAAAAGGGTTAGCGTGTCCAATGCCAATAGTAAGAACAAAAAAAGCAATGAATGAAATCGAAGCAGGGCAGGTCTTAGAGGTTCAAGCTACAGATAAAGGATCAAAGGCTGATATCCAAGCATGGGCAAAAAGCTCCGGTCATCAATATCTTGGTACTCTTGTAGAAGGGGATGTTCTAAAACATTACCTACGGAAATCTTCAAATGACGATACGATTGAAAAAAAACATCCACATGTAACAAGTAATGAAGAACTAGAGAAAAAGCTAGAAGCAAGAGAAAACATTGTAGTGTTAGATGTAAGAGAATCAGCTGAATATGCATTTAACCATATTCCTAACGCAATTTCTATTCCGTTAGGTGAATTGGAAAAGCGTGTAAGCGAGTTGAATCAAGATGATGAAATCTATGTTGTGTGTCGTACTGGAAGTCGCAGTGATCTCGCATCTCAAAAATTAGCTGAAAAAGGTTTCGCTAAGGTTAATAATGTAGTGCCTGGTATGAATGAATGGTCTGGAATTACTTCCAACTTAACTAAGTAA
- a CDS encoding MBL fold metallo-hydrolase, with protein sequence MAVKAMTSKEVTKKVFNKEALFILDVRNKGDFQDWKIEGENFDYLNIPYFDLLDGVEEILESIPSDKDVIVVCAKEGSSIMVAEMLSEEGLDASYLAGGMKAWSEHLEPVKIGELKDGGEIYQFVRIGKGCLSYMVVSDGEAAIIDATRMTSTYLNFAKEINATITHVFDTHLHADHISGGRVIAENTGATYWLPPKDATDVTFEYSPLHGGNTVTIGNTAIDIHALYSPGHTIGSTSFVVDSSYLLSGDILFIDSIGRPDLAGMAEDWVADLRESLYSRYRELSEDLIVLPAHFMIIDELNDDGSVTEKLGTLFAQNHGLNIEDENEFRRLVTENLPPQPNAYQEIREINMGKITPDEQTQREMEIGPNRCAVR encoded by the coding sequence ATGGCGGTTAAAGCGATGACTTCAAAAGAAGTAACAAAAAAGGTTTTTAATAAAGAGGCATTATTTATTCTTGACGTTCGTAATAAAGGTGATTTTCAAGATTGGAAGATTGAAGGAGAAAACTTTGATTATCTTAACATTCCATATTTCGATTTACTAGATGGTGTAGAAGAAATTTTAGAAAGTATTCCTTCAGATAAAGATGTAATAGTTGTGTGTGCGAAAGAAGGATCTTCGATTATGGTAGCAGAAATGCTTTCCGAAGAAGGTCTAGATGCTTCTTACTTGGCTGGCGGTATGAAAGCTTGGAGCGAACACTTAGAGCCTGTGAAAATAGGAGAGTTAAAAGATGGCGGCGAAATTTATCAGTTTGTTCGTATTGGAAAAGGATGTTTATCATATATGGTTGTTTCAGATGGAGAAGCGGCAATAATTGATGCGACTCGTATGACTTCTACCTATCTGAACTTTGCAAAAGAAATTAATGCAACGATTACTCATGTATTTGACACTCATCTTCACGCGGATCACATTTCAGGTGGTCGAGTAATCGCGGAGAATACTGGTGCAACATACTGGTTGCCACCAAAGGATGCGACAGATGTAACATTCGAGTATAGCCCATTACATGGCGGCAATACAGTGACAATCGGAAATACTGCCATTGATATTCATGCCTTATATTCTCCAGGCCACACAATTGGCTCAACATCATTCGTTGTGGATTCATCCTACTTGTTATCAGGAGATATTCTTTTTATTGATTCAATTGGCAGACCAGATTTAGCAGGAATGGCTGAAGATTGGGTGGCAGATTTAAGAGAAAGCTTATATTCTCGCTATCGTGAACTTTCAGAGGATTTAATTGTATTACCTGCGCATTTCATGATCATCGACGAACTAAATGATGATGGAAGTGTGACAGAAAAATTAGGAACTTTATTTGCGCAAAACCATGGTTTAAATATTGAAGATGAAAATGAGTTTAGGAGGCTAGTAACTGAGAACTTACCGCCACAACCGAATGCGTATCAAGAAATACGCGAAATAAATATGGGGAAAATCACTCCAGATGAACAAACACAACGTGAAATGGAAATTGGACCTAATCGTTGTGCGGTTCGTTAA